The DNA region TTCATCCAGTCGACGTTCTGGCGGGTGACCGTGCGCGCCTCTGGCGTCAGCACGTAGTTGAACGTGAAGGCCACGTCCTCGGGACCCAGCGGGTCGCCGTTGTGGAAGACCACGCCCTCGCGGATCGTGAGATCGAGCGTCGTGTCGTCCTTCCAGGTCCAGGCGGTCGCCAGCATCGGCTTGTAGGTACCGTCCTTCGGATCGCGGTACAGCAGCGTGTCCCAGCAGTTCCGGGCGAGGATCACGCCCTCGCGGGCGCTGTTGTGATACGGGCTGACGTTCTCGGGCTCGCTGTCCGACGCGTAGACCAGCGTGTCGTTGGCCTTGCCGGCGAGCGCCGGGTGCGCGGCCAGCAGCGTGGCGAGCGAGGCGGCCAAGGTGGCGGCCCGGGTGAGAGTCCGTAGCGGCATGCAGGCTCCGACGGCGCGGCGGACAGGTCCGGCGGATGGTTCCGCGGCTGCCGCGTTTTTCACCCTGCCATGGTGTTGTGCATCTGGGATCGCAACAAGTAGAATTTAGCGAGTGCTGCGTTGCCGTATCGGCAATGTGCACGGCACCATACAGTGTATCGAGCACGATAATGCAGAGTACGGGCCTGCGCTACTTCCTCGCCGTGGCCCGCACCGGGTCGATCGCGGCGGCCTCGTCCCAGCTCAACGTGGCGGCCTCGGCGATCAGCCGGCAGATCGCCAACCTCGAGGCCGAGCTCGACTGCGTGCTGTTCGAGCGGCGCCCGCGCGGCATGGTGCCGAGCCCGGCGGGCGAGCTCCTGGCGCAGCACGCCCATCAGGTGCTGATCCGCTCCGAGCAGGTGGTCACCGAGATCCGGGAGCTGGAAGGGCTCGCCCGCGGGCTGATCCGGGTCGCCTGCTCCGAGGGCTTCTCCCTCGACATCGTGCCGAACGCGATCGCGGCGTTCCACGCCGACCATCCCGGCATCCGCTTCGAGGTCACGGTCCAGCCCCCGGCCCAGGTCACCCAGACGGTGGCGGCGGGGGATGCCGATCTCGGGATCACCTTCGCGCTGACACCCACCGCGCAGGTCGAGGTGCTCTACGACGGGCAGGTCGACATGCTGGCGCTGGCCGCCCCCGACCATCCCCTCGCGCGGGCGCCGGCCCTGCGCCTCGTTGACCTGCTGGACTATCCCGTCGCCCTGCCGACCCGGGACACGACCCTGCGGCAGGTCTTCGACGCCGCCTGCGCGCACGAGGGCATCACGGTCGAGCCGGTGCTGACCGCCAACAAGCTCTCGGCGCTGCTGCCCTTCGTGCGGCGGTCGCGCGGCCTGGCGCTGATGTCGGCGCTGTCGGTCCGGACGCCGCTGCGCCTCAACGAGCTGGTCAGCCTGCCGATCCAGTCCCGGGCGAGCCTTGCCCGCGGCATCAAGGTCCAGGCCATGCGCGACCGGCGGCTGCCCCGGGCGGTGCGGGCGTTCCTGCGCCAGCTGCTCGACGCGCTGCCGCCGCCGCGATCGCCGTGACCCTCGACGCGCTCGGCCCGCGGCTCTGCATCCTGGGTCCGTCGAACAGCGGCAAGTCCACCCTGACGGTCGCCATCGCGCGGGCGCGCGGACTGCCGCCGGTCCACCTCGACCGGCTGTACCATCGACCGGGCACCGACTGGGAGCCGCGGCCCTTCGCGGAGTTCCAGGCCCTGCACGACGCGGCGATCCGCGAGCCCCGCTGGGTCATGGACGGCACCTACGCCCGATGCCTGCCGCAGCGTCTGGCACGGGCGACGGGCGTGATCCTCCTCGACGTCCCGACCGCCACCGGCCTGATCCGCTACCTGAGCCGGTCGTGGTTCGTGCGCGACCGGCTCGGCGCCCTCGACGGCGGCCGGGACAGCGTGAAATGGGCGATGATCCGCCACATCGCCGTCACCGAGCGCGGGAACCGCGCCCGCGACGCGGCCCTGTTCGACCACGTCGCCCTGCCCAAGATCCGGCTCGCCGCGGGGGCTGCCCTGGCCGGCTTCTACCGCGCGGAGGGGCTGAGCCGGTGACCGCGGCCGCTCAGGCGCCGCCCCGGGCGGCCGCGACGGTGCAGCCATGGTCCATCACGTCCTCGGCGCTGGCGCTCGGCGCCCGGTAGGCCAGGAGGATGTAGCCCGGCTCGGGATCGCCCAAGGGCGTGGCGAGCGCCGCGAAGCTCGTCCGGTGCAGGTCCGGCCGGGCGCCCGGCAGGCTGTGCAGGGCCGCGAACGGGTTGAACTGCGCGGCCTCCGCCTCCGGCACGCGCAGGGCGTAGTACCGGTCGCCGGCCAGCGGCACCGGGAAGCGGCTCCAGGTGTGGCGCACCTGCCGGCCGTGCGCCCGGACGGCCTTGAGCACGCTCGGCTTCAGGCAGTCGACGTGGATATGGAGCTGGTCCTGGCTGCGGCCCCGGGCCGAGTTGACCGCGAGCCCGACCTCCGCGGGGGTGAGCTTCCCCTTCAGCACGTCCGACACGAGCGGCCGCGCCGCCAGGGCCGCCCGCCAGTAGGCGGCCCCGCGCGGCCCGCGCAGGACCGGCGCCTCCAGGCCCGGCACGGTGTCGGTCGGCATGACGACGCTGTGGGTCGGCTCGCCGGGCGCGCGCAGGACCGCCGAGCCCGGACGGTCGCCGTCCCCGAGATCGACCGAGAGGCACGGGAAGGTCCGGTTGGCGAGCCGCTTGGCGAGCACGCAGGTCTTCAGGGCCGCCCACAGCACGTCGCGGCTCGGGTCCGGCGCGGCTTCGGCCGGTGCCGCGGCGGCCGACAGGGCCGCGGCGGCCGACAGGGCCGCGACGAGGAGGGCGGCGGGCGGCGCGCGGCGCATGGGGGCTCCCGGTGAGGCCGGCGCGTCCGGCCCGGCCCTCCGCGATAGCCGATCCGGGGCCGCGCCGGCAAAGGATGGTCCTGACGCCGCACCGGGAAACCCGCTATGCCGGCATTTGCCGAGTCCCCGCCGGAATGCCGCGATGACGCCCGCGCCCACCCCCGCGCCCACCCCCGCTTCCACGCTCACCCCCGACATCGCCGCGCGCTTCGCCGCCGTCGCCCTCGGCCATGTCGGCCGCGAGTATCCGAACAAGCCGGGTCACGTCCTGGCCGGGCCGGAGGATGCCCGCACCCCCGCGGCCCTGCACCCGGCCTTCCACGGCAGCTACGACTGGCATTCCTGCGTCCACGGCACGTGGCTGCTGGCGCGCGTGCTGCGGCTGTTCCCGGACGGCCCGCGGGCCGCGGCGATCCGCGCCCGGTTCGACGCGCAGCTGACCCCCGGGACGGTGGCGGGGGAATGCGCCTACTTCGCCGCCCCGGCCGCCCGGGGCTTCGAGCGGCCCTACGGCTGGGGCTGGCTCCTGAAGCTCGCCGACGAACTCGCCGCGCTCCCCGAGCGCCGCTGGTCCGAGGCCCTGGCGCCGCTGGCCGGGCTGATCGTCCGGCGCTTCGCGGAGTTCCTGCCGGTGGCGGCCTATCCGGTGCGGGTCGGGACCCACTTCAACACCGCCTTCGCGCTGCGTCTGGCGGCCGATTACGCGGAGGGCGCGGGGGATACGGGGCTGACCGCCCTGCTGCGCGACACCGCCGTCCGCTGGTACGGGGACGACGCGGATTGCCCGGCCTGGGGCGAGCCCGGCGGCGACGACTTCCTCTCCTCGGCGCTGATCGAGGCGGAGTGCATGCGCCGGCTGCTGCCGCTCGCGCGCTTCGCGCCCTGGTTCGACCGGTTCCTGCCCGGTCTCGCGGCGGCCCAGCCCGGGACCCTGTTCCGCCCGGCCAGCGTGACCGACCGCTCGGACGGGAAGATCGCCCATCTCGACGGGCTGAACCTCAGCCGCGCGTGGTGCTTCCGCGCCCTCGCCGCGTCCCTCGGTCCAGACGATCCCCGCCGGCCGCCGCTCCGCGCGGCCGCGGAGGCGCACCTCGCGGCGGGGCTCCCGCACGTCACCGGCGACTACATGGGCGAGCACTGGCTCGCGACCTTCGCGCTGCTGGCCCTCGAGGCGGGTGACGGGTCGGGTGACGGGGCCGGTGCCACGGGCGACGCCCGAGGCGGCGGGAAGAGTTTGTGAGAGGTTTTTGAGAACTGTCCGTCGCGAGCCCTGTCGAGGGCTGGCGAACGACAGCAAAAAAAGGACCGCCCCCAAGGAGAACGGTCCGGAAGTCTAGGGAGGAAACGCCCACGAGGGGCTGCAAGACAGCGACGCCGTCGCTGTGCTGCCTCCGGTCAACCCGACAGGGGCGGCCTTGTTCCTGGCTCCGATCCGCCGCGCGGCAGGGCCAGCCCGCCCGGGACCGCCGTGAGGCCGGCGGGGCGGCGCGGCTCCCCGGGGCCGAACTCGGCGCGGTAGGTCCGCTCCAGCGTCATGAGCCCCCGCAGCGGCCCCTCCGCGAGGTCGAGGAGCCGCGCGTCGCGCCAGCGCAGGCTGCGGCCGAGGCGGCGCCGGAACCAGCGCCCGCGCTCCTCCTCGACGAGCAGGATCAGCTTGCCGGTCCAGGTCCGGCGGAACCAGAAACGTCCGGTCAGCGGCATGGCGGTCGAGGCCCCGTTGGTAGATGGGGATAGACTAC from Methylobacterium sp. NMS14P includes:
- a CDS encoding LysR family transcriptional regulator — encoded protein: MQSTGLRYFLAVARTGSIAAASSQLNVAASAISRQIANLEAELDCVLFERRPRGMVPSPAGELLAQHAHQVLIRSEQVVTEIRELEGLARGLIRVACSEGFSLDIVPNAIAAFHADHPGIRFEVTVQPPAQVTQTVAAGDADLGITFALTPTAQVEVLYDGQVDMLALAAPDHPLARAPALRLVDLLDYPVALPTRDTTLRQVFDAACAHEGITVEPVLTANKLSALLPFVRRSRGLALMSALSVRTPLRLNELVSLPIQSRASLARGIKVQAMRDRRLPRAVRAFLRQLLDALPPPRSP
- a CDS encoding AAA family ATPase, producing MTLDALGPRLCILGPSNSGKSTLTVAIARARGLPPVHLDRLYHRPGTDWEPRPFAEFQALHDAAIREPRWVMDGTYARCLPQRLARATGVILLDVPTATGLIRYLSRSWFVRDRLGALDGGRDSVKWAMIRHIAVTERGNRARDAALFDHVALPKIRLAAGAALAGFYRAEGLSR
- a CDS encoding CDP-diacylglycerol diphosphatase encodes the protein MRRAPPAALLVAALSAAAALSAAAAPAEAAPDPSRDVLWAALKTCVLAKRLANRTFPCLSVDLGDGDRPGSAVLRAPGEPTHSVVMPTDTVPGLEAPVLRGPRGAAYWRAALAARPLVSDVLKGKLTPAEVGLAVNSARGRSQDQLHIHVDCLKPSVLKAVRAHGRQVRHTWSRFPVPLAGDRYYALRVPEAEAAQFNPFAALHSLPGARPDLHRTSFAALATPLGDPEPGYILLAYRAPSASAEDVMDHGCTVAAARGGA
- a CDS encoding DUF2891 domain-containing protein; this encodes MTPAPTPAPTPASTLTPDIAARFAAVALGHVGREYPNKPGHVLAGPEDARTPAALHPAFHGSYDWHSCVHGTWLLARVLRLFPDGPRAAAIRARFDAQLTPGTVAGECAYFAAPAARGFERPYGWGWLLKLADELAALPERRWSEALAPLAGLIVRRFAEFLPVAAYPVRVGTHFNTAFALRLAADYAEGAGDTGLTALLRDTAVRWYGDDADCPAWGEPGGDDFLSSALIEAECMRRLLPLARFAPWFDRFLPGLAAAQPGTLFRPASVTDRSDGKIAHLDGLNLSRAWCFRALAASLGPDDPRRPPLRAAAEAHLAAGLPHVTGDYMGEHWLATFALLALEAGDGSGDGAGATGDARGGGKSL